The Mucilaginibacter rubeus genomic interval TATACTGCGTGCCGAATTGAGAAGGCTCTTTAATTTCTTAAAAGATAAAGGTGTAACTGCAGTCATAACCGGTGAAAAGGGAGAAGGAGCTTCGTTAACGCGACAGGGACTTGAGGAGTATGTTTCCGATTGTGTGATACTGCTTGACCATAGGGTGATCAACCAGATTTCAACCCGGCGCTTGCGTGTGGTCAAATACCGCGGCTCACAACATGGCACCAATGAGTATCCTTTTTTAATAGATGAGGAAGGAATTTCAGTATTGCCCGTCACATCTTTAAAACTTGAAAAGGAAGTATCGTCAAAACGGATCTCATCAGGTATTCCTTCGCTTGACAGCATGTTTGGTGGCAAAGGTTTTTTCCAGGGTAGTAGTATCCTGGTTTCGGGGACAGCCGGTACAGGTAAAACAAGTATTGCTGCCAGTTTTGCCAATGAAGTATGCAGTAATAAAAAGAAATGTCTCTATTTCGCATTCGAAGAGTCACCCAAACAGATTCTTCGTAATATGCAATCCATCAATATAGACTTGCAAAAACATGTTGATAGTGGCTTACTTGAATTTCACGCGTCGCGCCCTACACTTTATGGGCTCGAAATGCATCTTGTAGCAATTTATAAGATCATCAAACGGTTTAAGCCTTCAACGGTAATACTTGATCCTATCACAAACCTTATTACGGTAGGTTCTGTAAGTGAGGTAAAATCAATGCTCATCAGGCTGATAGATTTTTTACAGGATGAACAGATCACAGTTATGTTTACTGCCCTTAGTTTAAATACTGTGGTTAATGAGCAAACTGATGAAGGTGTTTCGTCATTAGTTGATGCCTGGTTGCTTGTGCGTGACATTGAATCAAACGGAGAACGTAACAGGGGCCTTTACATTATGAAATCGCGGGGTATGAGCCACTCAAACCAGGTGCGGGAATTTACAATAACTGATAATGGCTTAAATTTGGTTGATGTTTATCTTGGTCCGGAAGGTGTACTTACCGGCTCGGCTCGTGAAGCACAAAAACTAAAAGAGAAAACAGGAGTGGCCCTCAGGGACTTTGCCGTATCCCGGAAAGATAAAGAGATCTTGCGCAAACGTATGATGCTTGAATCAAAAATTGCAAGCCTGCAGGCTGAGTTTGAATCGGCAGAGGAAGAGCTCAATAAGATGTACCTTGAAGATGAGTTAAAACAGGAGATCATCGAAAAAAATCGCCAGGAGATAACTAATATCCGTCGCGGAAATGTAGATGCGCCCAAAAGTAAAGCAAAAACTAAAAAGTAATGGAACTGGGAGAAGTAGTAAAATACGAGTTGCGATTATATGTAGCAGGTAAAACGGCTAAATCTGTTACGGCCCTCACAAATCTTAAAAAATATTGTGAAGAACATTTAAAAGGTCAATACGTTATTGAAGTGATTGACTTGCTGCAACAACCACAACTGGCGGAGGGTGATCAGATTTTTGCTGTACCTACGCTGGTAAGAAAAGTACCTGAACCAATTCGCAAAATAATAGGCGATTTAAGTAACGAGGAAAAAGTTTTAGTGGGATTAAACATTAGGCCTGTAAAAAATATATAATGACGGAGCACAACCAATTGCCTTTAAATGCCGATGATAATTTAAGTGAGGGGGATAGCCAGCTTTTTCGATTGCGTTTATTTGTGATTGGGGCATCGCCTAATTCTATCCGGGCTATTACCAACCTTAAAAACATTTGTGAAGAACATATTAAAGCTAATTACGAGCTGGAAATAATTGATGTATACCAGCAACCACTTATAGCCGAAGCAGAACAGATTGTGGCACTGCCGCTGCTGATCAAAAAATCTCCCGGTACCGAACGAAAACTGATAGGGGATATGTCAAACACCGCCAAGGTTTTGAAGGGGCTTGGTATATATTCGGAGAGTTAATCATGGAGTCAGTTAAATCTACATATGAGCAATTACAGACAGAAAATGATGAACTTCGCTTTCTGTTAGAAGAAGCAAATGACACCATCGAGGCTATTCGCAGCGGCCAGGTTGACGCGCTTGTGGTTAAAGGCGATGAAGGTCATCAACTTTATACGCTAAAAACGGCTGATCAAACCTATCGTGTGTTTATTGAAAAAATGAACGAAGGGGCCGTTACGCTGAACCGGGAAGGTATTATACTTTACAGTAATTCGCGTTTTGCGAGTATGGTTAATGAGCCACTTGAGAAAGTGATCGGTATACATTTTGATGTTTTTATCGCGGAGGTTTCGGCCGGAAAATATAAGGAAGTAATAAAGGATGGTTGGAACAATGATTGTAAAGGCGAAATATTGTTATCAAGTCTTGAAGGTAAGTTAACACCGTGTTTGCTATCATGCACCACACTCGATCTTGACGAGGGAACAGCGTTAAGTTTGATCCTAACCGATCTGACAAGTCAAAAAGAAACTGAGTGGGAACTGAAAATTAAGAATGATCAACTGGAAGAAGCCCAGAATATTGCCGAAAGGCTGAATAATGAGCTTGAGGATACAGTTAGAGAGCGCACCAGTGATTTATTGATAAGCAGGGAACATTTTAAATTGCTTGCCAACAACATTCCTCAAATGACCTGGACAAATCTGCCCGGCGGGGAGGTTAATTTTTATAATCAGCGCTGGTTTGATTATACAGGGCTGAGGTATGGGGAAACCGCGGGTTGGGGCTGGCAGCAGATTGTGCATCCGGACGATCTGCAAAGAACGCTGGACGTTTATCTCGACTCATTAAAAACCGGGAAGGTATTTGAGCTGGAAAACAGGTATCTGCGTTGGGATAACACCTATCGCTGGCATCTTAACAGGGCTGTGCCTTTAAGAGATGATACGGGGGAAATTCTTTTTTGGGTGGGTACTGCTACCGATATTGAAGAGCAGAAAAAACAACTTGATCTGAAGGATGAATTTATCGGTGTTGCCAGTCATGAACTTAAAACACCCTTAACGAGTTTAAAAGGTTATTTACAACTTATTTCGGTTTATAAAAGGGAGGAAGTACCTCCAATGATAAAACAATACGTTGAAAAGGCGAGCGGGGCGTTAAATAAGCTTCAACGCCTTGTGAATGATTTGCTTGACGTAAGTAAAATACATGCCGGGCGACTTGAGTACGTCATGGCTGAAGTAAATCTTTCCGAGTTAATAAGTCTAACCCTGGAAAACGCGGTTCACCTTTATCCCGAATTTGAGTTCATTAATTTATCCAAAAGTGAGTTTTTTATTGAAGGCAACGCCGGGCGCCTGGAACAGGTATTGGTAAACCTGATCAACAATTCGGTAAAATACTCTACCGATAACAAAAAGATCATCATTAAAACAGAGCAAAACAACAAAAAAGTACGCGTATCTGTAACCGATTTTGGCATAGGGATGTCTGCTGAACAAATAGATCATATTTTTGAACGCTTTTATCGTGTTGAGGATAAGAAGTTTATGGCGAGCGGTCTCGGCATGGGCCTTTATATTTCGGCCGAGATCATTAATAATCATAAAGGGAGCATAGGTGTAGTAAGTGAACTTGGAGAAGGCGCTACTTTTTATTTTGAACTGCCTCTGCTCGAAAAGTAAGCTTCGGCTTGTGCCCGCTTAAAATTGCATTTGACATAAATACTTCTGTATATTGCCTGTAAAACCTAATAATTTATGTCTGCCGAAAACGGAAATATATCGATTGTAACGGAACCTGACGGAATTACTATCATAAGCTTTTATCATCCTGCACAAAATTCATTGCCTTCGGCACTTTTGAAGCAACTGGCTGATGCCGTGCATAGTGCAGGTAATGATCCGCAAACAAAAGTAGTTATATTAAAAAGTAGTGGCGACCGCACTTTTTGCGCAGGTGCAAGCTTTGACGAGTTATTACAGATTAAAGACAGGGAAACCGGTGCTTTATTTTTCGAAGGTTTTTCTAACGTGATAAACGCCTGTCGCAAATGCCCTAAAATAATTATTGCAAGGGTGCAAGGCAAGGCTGTAGGGGGCGGTGTTGGCCTTGCCGCCGCGGCAGATTACTGTTTGGCCAGCGAGGCGGCTTCAATAAAGTTAAGCGAGCTAACTATAGGCATAGGGCCGTTTGTGATAGCACCGGCGGTAATTCGTAAAATAGGGTTATCCGCATTTTCGCAACTTACTATTAAAGCCACTGATTTTCAAACGGCGCAATGGGCCAAACAAAATGGTTTATACCATGAGGTTCATGAAGATTTTCCGGCTCTTGACGCAGCCGTATCCGAACTTGCTCAAAAACTTGCTTCTTATAACCCAGAAGCCCTGAGTTCTTTAAAACAGCTACTTTGGGATGGTACCGCCGATTGGGATGTTTTACTCAAACAACGTGCTGCAGTTAGCGGTGAGTTGGTGCTATCTGATTTTACGCAGCAGGCTTTAAACGCTTTTTTTAAAGACCGAGCTAAGTAACAATAATAGTGTTCCTATTGCGTAATATTTGCCGTTATTTTCATATAATTTCACTGATACTTCTCATTTTTAATAGATTAGTTGTAATTTACAATTATACACCTATAACCAATTAGATAGTCGTTTTACCCTGGGATTAGCTTACTATTGAATTTGAATGAACTATCCGCTTAAAAACAAGGTTGTTTTTATTATAAGCCTGATTATCATGCTTGTTTTTAATTGGCTGCTAACAGGTTGGTTGTTAAACTTGATGGTAAGTATAGTTGTTGCCGGCTTCGCCCTGATGCTGCTAAGTTATATTGAAAAAAAGAGGGTTGAAAATGAAAATAAGATTATCGAGCTTAACAATGCCCTCACCGAAAGGATGCAGCAGCATGCCTCCGAGCTTGTTAATACCGTTGTTAAACTCGAAGTTAGCGAAGAAAAATATCGTTCCCTTATTGAACAGGCGTCTGATGCCATATATGTAATTGATTTTGAAGGGCGTTTTACCGAAGTGAACGCGAGTATGTGCAGGATGACAGGATACAGTCGTGAAGAGTTGTTGCAGCTTAAGATTGAACAAATTATCGATCCTGAGAATTTAAAGGCCGAACCAGTAACGCTTGGCCCGGACGATTTGCATGTAGCCGTAATGCGTGAGCGCAGGTTTATCAGGAAAAACAGGCAGGTTTTTGATGTAGAGATCAATGTAAAAAGATTTACAAAGGATAGCGTACTGGTTATGGCCCGTGATATTACTAACCGCAAAATTATGCAGGCCGGGCTTAAGGAAGCCGAACTTAAATTCCGCACCCTGGCCGAAAAATCAATGGTAGGGGTTTACATTGTACAAAAAGGGACCTTTACCTATGTTAACCCGCGGTTTGCCCAGGTTTTTGGCTATCAACCGGATGAGCTTATCGGTGTTTCATCAGTTGATGTTATCGTTAGCGAACACCATAAAGATATGGTGCTGGAACATGTAAGGGCAAGACTGTCGGGTGAAGTAGAAAGCGTTAATTACGAGGTGATGGGCCGTTGTAAGGATGGCTCCAATAATTGGATTGAGTTTTACGGAACAAGGGCGCGGATTGATGAAGTGCCAACAATCATTGGTTCGATGATAGATATTACCGGGCGGAAAAAGATTGAAGAAGAGTTAAGACAATCTGAACAGAAATATAAGTTGCTTTTTGACAGCAATCCTTTACCGATGTGGATGATTGCCAAAAACGATCTGTCGATCATAGCTGTAAACCATGCAGCAATAAAACATTACGGCTATACGGCTGATGAGTTTTTGAGCATGACCATCAAGGATGTGAGGCCTCCCGAACAATGGGATGCGATGTACAAGGGCTATTCGGAAACGGCGCCAAATTGGGGCAATACCATAACCACGTTGCATCGCAGAAAGGACGGATCGATGATCAATGTGCAGATCTTTGGGCAGGATATAGTTTATGAAGGACGTTTAGTGCGACTTTCAATTGCTAATGATATCACGGAAAAACTCCGGTCGGAAGAATTGCTTCAAAAATCAGAAGCAAACCTGCAGACCATTTTAAACACCACCGATACGGCATACGCCCTGTTTGATAAAGATTTTAAGGTGCAGGCTTTTAATCATAAAGCAGTTGGATTTGTGAAAAGCCAGTTTCATCACGATCCTCAAAATGGTAATAAGCTATCCGATTTTTTTCCGAGGGAGCGATTTTCACAACTTCTTGAATTTACCGGGCAGGTTTTAAACGGACAAAATGTAAGCTATGAGGTAGATTACCCGCAGGCTGACGGCTCAAAATGCTGGTTTTATGTGCGCCTTTTTCCGATAAAGGACAGCCAGGAGAATATATTAGGTTTGATGATGGCCCTTTATGACATCACAGAAAGAAAAAACATTGAAAATAACCTGCAGCTTGCCTACGAAAGGATCCATAATCACATTAACCGGATAAAAAACATGGCATGGAAGCAATCGCACTACATGCGGAGCCCGGTAGCCAATTTAAAAGGCCTTGCAGATCTATTAAAAGATAATCCCACCGATACGGAAACCCTTGATTACATGATAGCCGAACTCGAACGCCTTGACAATGTAATTATTGAAATGGCCAGTGATGCAGCCAGCCACGATTAAAAAAAATGCCTCCGGTTTGCGGAGGCTTTTTATGTTGCATTTGAAATTACCAATGCCTGTAATAAGAATGAACCCTGTAATGTCTGTGGTAATAGGCAGGTGCATAATAACCTGATCGATAATATCTTGCCCTGTAATAATAAGGACGCCCGTAATATGCATCCCTACCGTAATAAGCAGGCCTTCCGTAATATCCATCTGTATAAACTACCCTGTGGTACGGACGTCCAAAATGGGCGCTTACATATACACTTTGTGCTTTTGCAAACTGGAATGAAAACACCATTACTAAAGCTATTATTGAAAATCGGATAAATTTCATGGTTATAAATTTTAGTTAATACCTCAATCGCGATACATAGATATGACTGTTAACGGGCAGGGAGGTTTAATTAAAAATTTATATTTTTAAGGCATGTATTACTTTATCTTTTCTGCAATAGTTGTTTTTATCATAATCGGGTTGCTGTTTATCAAGTCATATTATAATAAATTACGACTGGCAAAAAAGAGGTTGGCGAAGGTTCAAGGTAAGTGGGGGAAGCCTGTGAACGCCCGCCGTAACTTTGACCTGATCAGGATTTACTTAGACGCGATAGATAGTAAGGATAAGCTCTCGGCCCAGACAGCTAACGATTTGGACCTCAATAGTGTTTTTAATTATATCGACCGTACAAACAGTAAACCAGGTAAACAATACTTCTATAATTTGCTGCATCATCCAACAACCGATATTGATGCCTTACATGAACTTGATAACAGTGTTGAGGATCTCAATTTAGACATACCGGGCAGAGAAAAGCTGGAAGTTGAGTTGTCAAAACTTAGTAGTCCGGATGCTTACTTTATAGCCGATCTTTTTCTGAAAGAACATAAGCCTGTATTTGCCCCGGTGATGAATTTTTACATCAGGATGTCTCCCTTCTTGATCATCGCTGCTTTAATATCACTGGCAGTAATCCCCAATATTTTCAGCTTTATCTTTTTAGTGTTGTTGTTTGCTTACAATATCGCGATCCATTTTACCAGTCAAAAAACAATTTCTACATATACCAAATCATTGCCCCAAATGCTGATCATGCATAAAGTTGCGGTGACGCTGGTAAAAAGCGGAAAGTTTGGCCAGGTTCCGGGGGTAAAACAATCGCTTACCAACTTAACCGGTTTAAAACGGGCGCTTAAATTTGTGGATATAGAAAGTAGCTTTATAAGTGGCTCAAGTGATATTGGGTATGCAGCTTTTCAGCTATTTAAATTGCTTTTTGTAATTGAGCCCAATACTTACACTTCATCATTAAAACATATCAGTAAATACCGTGACGATATTAAAGAAGTATATAAATTTATTGGTTGGGCTGATACGCTGATAGCCATTCAATCAATACGAGATGGCTTGCCGGTATATGCTAAACCGGAGTTTACGGGTGCTGATGGTAAAATTGAAATTACGGAACTTTTTCATCCGCTGGTAGAAAACTGTGTGGCCAATTCCCTTTATACAACAGATGCAGATAGGGGAGCGTTGATCACCGGGTCAAATATGTCGGGTAAAACTACTTTTATTAAAGCGCTGGCATTAAATACACTATTGTCACAAACGATATTTACCAGTTGTGCAAAGGTGTACAAAGCACCTGTACTAAAAATACAAACCAGTATTAAAACCGGCGACAATATCGACGAGCAAAAAAGTTATTTCCAGGCGGAAGCTTCGGCAATTTTAAATATTATCGATAACAGTTCGCAAAAGGAAGAAATAAAAAGCCTGGTTATTATCGATGAAATTTTCAGAGGTACCAATACCATCGAGCGTATCGCAGCAGCAAAATCGGTACTGTCATATATCACCGCTAAGCAGAATTTCGTGTTTGTATCTACCCACGATCTTGAACTGGCCGAATTGCTTGACGAAGATTTTATAGTATACTCGTTCACCGACTCAAAAGATGGGCGTGTGCTTGTATTTGACTATCTCCTGAAGCGTGGCCTGCTTAAAAGCACCAATGGTATCGCCATACTTAAGTCAATGGGATATCCTGAAACTGTTATTGATGAAGCCAATATCATAAGCGAGCGAATGATGAATAAGTACCTGGTGTAAATTTCATCAAGGCTTGTTTTCTAAATAGAAGACTGCTTATTCGTATAAACTCAGCCTGTTTTTCAGGTACCTCATATCCTGCTGTAATTTTTCAACCCGGTCAAGCAGGTGGGAGATAGCCTCAATGCCGGCTATATTGATATCCAGTTCATGCAGGGTTATCAATTTTTCCAGCTTTTGTAATTCGGTTTGAGGGATGAAGGTAGTTTCGTTAATGATAGTAACCTCAACCAATCCTGCTTCATGTAATGAAGTAATAAAAGTGTATTCAACATTATGATATACACAAAAATCGTTTGCTGCTATTAATTCTGCTGTTTTCATAATGCTCTTAATTTAGGCTGAAGATTTAGCTAATTCTTCAAATAACTGTTTTTGCTTTTCGGTAAGATTGGTTGGGGTTTGGATATCGTAAGTAAGGTAAAGATCGCCGAACTCATTGTCCTTTTTGTATACAGGCATACCTTTGCCTTTCAGTTTTACCTTTGTACCATTTTGTGTTTCGGGCTTTACTTTAATTTTTACCTTACCCGTCAAGGTTTCTGCTGTTACTTCTCCTCCTAATACAGCGGTGTACAGGTCAAGCTTTTGTGAGGTGTATAAATTATTACCGTCGCGTTTAAAATCCGGATCGGGGGCAACGTTAAACTGAATATAAAGATCGCCGGCAGGGCCGCCGTTTACGCCAGGGGAGCCGTGCCCAGCTATTTTAATCGTTTGTCCGTTTTCAACACCGGCAGGTATGGTTATGCGGATATTTTTACCGTTAACAGTAAGCGTTTGTTTGTGCGTTTCAATAACATCACGCAGGTTTAAGCTTAAAGAAGCATTATAATCCTGTCCGCGGTACTTTGCCTGCCTGCCGCTACGTGAACCGCCTGCACCGCCAAACATCGATTGAAAGAAGTCCGAAAAATCCTCGCTTCCAAATCCTTCGGCACTTCCAAAACCTTCCGCTCCGCCGAAGTCACTATAGCCACCGTAACCGCTGCCCTGTGCACCCGCTTGCTGACGGGCCTGTTGTTCGTACGCTTCACCATGCTGCCAGTTTTCGCCGTATTTATCGTATTTCTTTCGCTTTTCCGGATCGCTTAATACTTCGTTGGCCTCGTTTAACTGCTGGAATTTTTTGTTGGCCTCTTCATCATTCGGATTTAGATCGGGGTGATACTTGCGGGCCAGTTTACGATAAGCATTTTTTATATCTTTTTCAGACGCGTTTTTATCAAGCTCTAATACTTTGTAATAATCTATAAAAGCCATGGCGGGGTATAATATAAACAGATGTGTTATTAACTACTAAATATACAGCTTGGTTTTAAAACCATGGCTTTTTTTACGTCATTTGATGATTGTGTAACCGGTGTTTACGAATAAATTAAGGATAATTAATTTCCATCGATGCGCATCGCTTAATTAATACTTAAAGTACAGTATTGGATTATAAGAAATCTACCTGAAAATGGGTAGGTTTTATTTGTATGCTTAATTTTTTTTGCATCTTTACTAAGCATCCGCCTTTTAATTTATTAGCTGATATAACGTATATAACTGATGTTACAAGCGCGGTTGCCCGAAAATGAGGAGGCCAGGTTACAGGACCTGTACCGTACCGGATTACTTGATTCGCCACAGGAAGATGAGTTTAATGACATTGTTAAATTCGCATCCGTCCTGTGTGATATGCCAATTTCCCTTATAAGTCTTGTTGACTCCGACCGGCAGTGGTTTAAAGCCCGCATTGGTTTGGAAGCGCCGCAAACAGATCGGGAGATTTCCTTTTGCAGCCACGCCATATTACAGGATCATCTTTTTGAAATCCCAGATACTTTACAGGACAACAGATTTTTTGACAACCCGTTGGTTACAGATTTCCCGGCTATCAGGTACTACGCAGGAATGCCGCTGGTAACAGGCAGCGGTAACAGGTTGGGTACGCTTTGTGTAATTGATAACGAACCACGTGTGTTGACGGATTTACAAAAATTTGGCCTTAAAGTACTGGCGGATAACGTTATCAAAATAGCCGAGCTTCGGATCAAGAATAAACGGTTGCATTATTTGTCGGAAACTCAAAA includes:
- the kaiC gene encoding circadian clock protein KaiC: MTKLHKKQQLTTFDQLPKTPTGITGLDEITGGGLPKGRPTLICGEAGCGKTLMSLEFVIRGATEFNEPGVFMAFEEKADELAANVASLGFDLFKLQENKKLRLDHVHIDRSEIEETGEYDLEGLFIRLGYAIDSIGAKRVVLDTLENLFSGLSNQVILRAELRRLFNFLKDKGVTAVITGEKGEGASLTRQGLEEYVSDCVILLDHRVINQISTRRLRVVKYRGSQHGTNEYPFLIDEEGISVLPVTSLKLEKEVSSKRISSGIPSLDSMFGGKGFFQGSSILVSGTAGTGKTSIAASFANEVCSNKKKCLYFAFEESPKQILRNMQSINIDLQKHVDSGLLEFHASRPTLYGLEMHLVAIYKIIKRFKPSTVILDPITNLITVGSVSEVKSMLIRLIDFLQDEQITVMFTALSLNTVVNEQTDEGVSSLVDAWLLVRDIESNGERNRGLYIMKSRGMSHSNQVREFTITDNGLNLVDVYLGPEGVLTGSAREAQKLKEKTGVALRDFAVSRKDKEILRKRMMLESKIASLQAEFESAEEELNKMYLEDELKQEIIEKNRQEITNIRRGNVDAPKSKAKTKK
- a CDS encoding circadian clock KaiB family protein, whose translation is MELGEVVKYELRLYVAGKTAKSVTALTNLKKYCEEHLKGQYVIEVIDLLQQPQLAEGDQIFAVPTLVRKVPEPIRKIIGDLSNEEKVLVGLNIRPVKNI
- a CDS encoding circadian clock KaiB family protein produces the protein MTEHNQLPLNADDNLSEGDSQLFRLRLFVIGASPNSIRAITNLKNICEEHIKANYELEIIDVYQQPLIAEAEQIVALPLLIKKSPGTERKLIGDMSNTAKVLKGLGIYSES
- a CDS encoding ATP-binding protein produces the protein MESVKSTYEQLQTENDELRFLLEEANDTIEAIRSGQVDALVVKGDEGHQLYTLKTADQTYRVFIEKMNEGAVTLNREGIILYSNSRFASMVNEPLEKVIGIHFDVFIAEVSAGKYKEVIKDGWNNDCKGEILLSSLEGKLTPCLLSCTTLDLDEGTALSLILTDLTSQKETEWELKIKNDQLEEAQNIAERLNNELEDTVRERTSDLLISREHFKLLANNIPQMTWTNLPGGEVNFYNQRWFDYTGLRYGETAGWGWQQIVHPDDLQRTLDVYLDSLKTGKVFELENRYLRWDNTYRWHLNRAVPLRDDTGEILFWVGTATDIEEQKKQLDLKDEFIGVASHELKTPLTSLKGYLQLISVYKREEVPPMIKQYVEKASGALNKLQRLVNDLLDVSKIHAGRLEYVMAEVNLSELISLTLENAVHLYPEFEFINLSKSEFFIEGNAGRLEQVLVNLINNSVKYSTDNKKIIIKTEQNNKKVRVSVTDFGIGMSAEQIDHIFERFYRVEDKKFMASGLGMGLYISAEIINNHKGSIGVVSELGEGATFYFELPLLEK
- a CDS encoding enoyl-CoA hydratase/isomerase family protein translates to MSAENGNISIVTEPDGITIISFYHPAQNSLPSALLKQLADAVHSAGNDPQTKVVILKSSGDRTFCAGASFDELLQIKDRETGALFFEGFSNVINACRKCPKIIIARVQGKAVGGGVGLAAAADYCLASEAASIKLSELTIGIGPFVIAPAVIRKIGLSAFSQLTIKATDFQTAQWAKQNGLYHEVHEDFPALDAAVSELAQKLASYNPEALSSLKQLLWDGTADWDVLLKQRAAVSGELVLSDFTQQALNAFFKDRAK
- a CDS encoding PAS domain S-box protein — translated: MLVFNWLLTGWLLNLMVSIVVAGFALMLLSYIEKKRVENENKIIELNNALTERMQQHASELVNTVVKLEVSEEKYRSLIEQASDAIYVIDFEGRFTEVNASMCRMTGYSREELLQLKIEQIIDPENLKAEPVTLGPDDLHVAVMRERRFIRKNRQVFDVEINVKRFTKDSVLVMARDITNRKIMQAGLKEAELKFRTLAEKSMVGVYIVQKGTFTYVNPRFAQVFGYQPDELIGVSSVDVIVSEHHKDMVLEHVRARLSGEVESVNYEVMGRCKDGSNNWIEFYGTRARIDEVPTIIGSMIDITGRKKIEEELRQSEQKYKLLFDSNPLPMWMIAKNDLSIIAVNHAAIKHYGYTADEFLSMTIKDVRPPEQWDAMYKGYSETAPNWGNTITTLHRRKDGSMINVQIFGQDIVYEGRLVRLSIANDITEKLRSEELLQKSEANLQTILNTTDTAYALFDKDFKVQAFNHKAVGFVKSQFHHDPQNGNKLSDFFPRERFSQLLEFTGQVLNGQNVSYEVDYPQADGSKCWFYVRLFPIKDSQENILGLMMALYDITERKNIENNLQLAYERIHNHINRIKNMAWKQSHYMRSPVANLKGLADLLKDNPTDTETLDYMIAELERLDNVIIEMASDAASHD
- a CDS encoding MutS-related protein yields the protein MYYFIFSAIVVFIIIGLLFIKSYYNKLRLAKKRLAKVQGKWGKPVNARRNFDLIRIYLDAIDSKDKLSAQTANDLDLNSVFNYIDRTNSKPGKQYFYNLLHHPTTDIDALHELDNSVEDLNLDIPGREKLEVELSKLSSPDAYFIADLFLKEHKPVFAPVMNFYIRMSPFLIIAALISLAVIPNIFSFIFLVLLFAYNIAIHFTSQKTISTYTKSLPQMLIMHKVAVTLVKSGKFGQVPGVKQSLTNLTGLKRALKFVDIESSFISGSSDIGYAAFQLFKLLFVIEPNTYTSSLKHISKYRDDIKEVYKFIGWADTLIAIQSIRDGLPVYAKPEFTGADGKIEITELFHPLVENCVANSLYTTDADRGALITGSNMSGKTTFIKALALNTLLSQTIFTSCAKVYKAPVLKIQTSIKTGDNIDEQKSYFQAEASAILNIIDNSSQKEEIKSLVIIDEIFRGTNTIERIAAAKSVLSYITAKQNFVFVSTHDLELAELLDEDFIVYSFTDSKDGRVLVFDYLLKRGLLKSTNGIAILKSMGYPETVIDEANIISERMMNKYLV
- a CDS encoding chaperone modulator CbpM — translated: MKTAELIAANDFCVYHNVEYTFITSLHEAGLVEVTIINETTFIPQTELQKLEKLITLHELDINIAGIEAISHLLDRVEKLQQDMRYLKNRLSLYE
- a CDS encoding DnaJ C-terminal domain-containing protein; translated protein: MAFIDYYKVLELDKNASEKDIKNAYRKLARKYHPDLNPNDEEANKKFQQLNEANEVLSDPEKRKKYDKYGENWQHGEAYEQQARQQAGAQGSGYGGYSDFGGAEGFGSAEGFGSEDFSDFFQSMFGGAGGSRSGRQAKYRGQDYNASLSLNLRDVIETHKQTLTVNGKNIRITIPAGVENGQTIKIAGHGSPGVNGGPAGDLYIQFNVAPDPDFKRDGNNLYTSQKLDLYTAVLGGEVTAETLTGKVKIKVKPETQNGTKVKLKGKGMPVYKKDNEFGDLYLTYDIQTPTNLTEKQKQLFEELAKSSA